The DNA window acggTCCCATTTTATGtgcttatatattttttgtaaatatattaatatgtacacaataaataaataaatatatatatatatatacatatatatattatatatatatattataatttgagTGTCCTATTTTGAATTATATCCTTTGGAATACattacttaaaaaaaaaaagaacagaacaaaaaatatatttatatttaataccaaaatgaggaaaaaaaaaaaaaaaaaaaaaaaaaaaaaaaaaaaaaaaaaagtcctatatatatattatatatatatgaattacatcctaattttttttttttttttttttaatataataactattttatgaaatattttatatatattttaaaaaatataaaataagtaatatataatacaatatatatatatatatataatatatatatgttcgtatctatatatttatatttttgtatatctatgaaaaaagatataagtttattatataattaaaatatgtaaaaatacatataatatatatattatatataatatatagtctaaataaaaaaatacatataaaatatattttatataggtagtatcaaaaaaaatgtaaatgtatgaaaaataaaCTATTGGGGGTagagaaatatttttataagggTTAAATAATAGGcctattttgtttttatatatattatggcttaaaagaagaaatatatgtatatatatatatatatacatacatataattatatataatttatataaaattctttttaaaggttttaaataattaacatatttattatataaatatatataatatatattatattacccacatcatcataatataaaataatttattatatatatttatatatttatttattatatatataattttatacctcatttcttataattattaatatatttatttaaagctCTAAATAGATTCTAAAAAATTAGTAACGCTAAGAACATTAGctcatatatgtaaataaaaataaaagtaactcctcttgtatttatataataattagaAATTTTATATAGCAGTTGAGTGattctatatatacatatatataaataacaacataatattataaattttttttatattattagaaagtttactattataaaaataaatattttcttatatatttttttatttttccatatgaaaaaagaaattttatatttttttttataatttataaataaaaaagaactaatacctatttttattattatatataaaatatatatattttttataaattcctATTTTTCcgattattatattttttttttattgtttttttaaatatataaaaaattcttatatatttaaatataagtCCTAtctatcataatatataataatatatatatatatatatatatttccatattttttttattatatatcatgataagataaaaagaaaattttattttaaaatgtttGATATAGaaattgtatttatttattaatttgatatatattaataaataaatatattaataataatatgttatattatctatatatatatattatataggaaactatatatatatatatatatatatatttttaatattataagataatattattctaAAAATATCTACATTCTTATACTtgaacctttttttttttttttttttgacttTTGATCGttcattctttttattgtataatatatatatatatgttctatattttattaatatatatatatatatatattttttttggaattAAGAATTTAAgcttaataaaaaatgtacatatattttttataaatgtcCTCCATTATGtaaattgttatataaagtttttatataatttaaatagaattgaattataaacattctatttataaacatatttttatgtatatataatatatatatatatatattactgttttttttttttttttttttttttactttccCAAGTTGTACTGTTAAgatttttataaacaaatatataatttgttcaaatgttttaaatacatatatgtatatttgaatatattttctatatatttgtggttccatatttgtatatattatatatatatatatatatatatatatgcatatgtcaatatttgtataatacataaagtttttttttttttttttttttttaatggagaatatataataatatatgaaaataatattatatatatatatattaatatatatatatttacatttatatgtatattttttaaaaagttaaataattctatagattatttcttttcattgTCTTCCACATACAattatatcaatattttaaaaatcgACATTccgatttattatatttttagaatATAAGATCcgttaataataaaaacactctgtcatattatttattatacattcatttattttttttatattttaatttcttatatataacaaaatgaaattcgcaagcaaaaaaaataatcaaaagaATTCAAAAAATGACGAGCGTTATAGAGAATTAGATAATTTAGTACAAGAAGGAAGTAAGTATTCAAAAAGGGAAATatggaattatataaataaataaatatatatatatatatatatttatgtgtgtgtgttaattttttttttttttttttttttttttttttccttgttAACCTTAACAGATGGCTCCCAATTAGGTGCAGGTACTTGCCTTGGTAAATGTGCTCATGTGTTCAAACTTATTTTTAAAGAGATTAaggataatatttttatttatctcttaagtattatttatttaagtGTATGTGTaatgaataaaatttttGCCAAAAGAACTTTAAACAAAATTGGTAACTATAGTTTTGTTACATCCGAGACTCACAACTTTATTTGTATgattatgttttttattgtatattCCTTATTTGGAAATAAGAAGGGAAATTCAAAAGTAAGATAAAtcgatatattaaaaagatgGATTTATAAGACAATATATTCTTCCTAAGAATATATGgaattacacatatatatatgaatatatgtatgttcattttgtttatatatttatatttattttttgattacCTTTTTAGGAACGACACCGAAGTTTTAATTTGCAATTTTTTGCTATATCCATGTTAGACGCCTGTTCAGTCATTTTGGCCTTCATAGGTCTTACAAGAACTACTGGAAATATCCAATCATTTGTTCTTCAATTAAGTATTCCTATTAATATGTTCTTCtgctttttaatattaagatATAGGTAAatacattattttaaattacaaaaaaaaaaaaaaaaaaaaaaaaaaaaaaaaaaaatatatctaatatatatatatatttatatttatttattcccTTTTAGATATCACTTATACAACTATCTTGGAGCagttattattgttgtaaCAATAGCTCTTGTAGAAATGAAATTATCTTTTGAAACTCAAGAAGAAAATTCTATCATTTTTAATCTTGTCTTAATTAGTGCCTTAATTGtaagataaaatatataaataaataaatatatatatatatattgtaatatttaataaatattaacatttaaattatgtcttaattatattttttttttttttttttcattttttttagcCTGTATGTTTTTCAAACATGACAAGGGAAATagttttcaaaaaatataagattgATATTTTAAGATTAAACGTAAGCAGGacgatataataaaattaatatatatatatatatatatatatatatatatatatatatatttttcccacatttatttattcgtatatctcattataattatttttattattattattatttttattttttataggcTATGGTATCCTTTTTCCAATTGTTCACTTCCTGTCTTATATTACCTGTATACACCCTTCCATTTTTAAAACAACGTAAGAATAAATtatgaaacaaataataaaataaaatatgcccatatatatatatatatatatatgtatttataatttttcctttttagtTCATTTAccatataatgaaatatggacaaatataaaaaatggttTCGCATGCTTATTCTTGGGAAGAAACACAGTCGTAGAGGTAAACCACAATTtgcattatatattaaaaattactacttatcattttattaaaaaatatattttttaatgttcaatttattttattttattttattattttttttttttttttgtttcctCTTCAGAATTGTGGTCTTGGTATGGCCAAGTTATGTGATGATTGTGATGGAGCATGGGTAAGAAGATTATAAAGATTGctcaaaattataaaaggcatttatatatattttagaaataataattaaataaaacaatattatatatatatattatatatatataatttattttatttatttattttttttttttttagaaaacCTTCGCTTTGTTTTCcttctttaatatttgtGATAATTTAATAACCAGCTATGTAAGAATAAAAAGGATTTAAAATGTGGATACATACAagacaaaataatatgtgaatgtttaaatgaatttttatgatatatttatatatatatatatatataatttttaattttgtatCCTTTTTATAGATTATCGACAAATTTTCTACCATGACTTATACTATTGTCAGTTGTATACAAGGTCCAGCAATAGCAATTGCTTATTACTTTAAATTCTTAGCCGtaagaattaaaaatatatgaatataaatatatatatatattatatattatatatgttttttatgtacatatgtattattttttttttatctcaatataattttaaatgtttATGCTTGTATCACAttccatattttataataattgtatgcatttatttatgtatttttcactttttaattttataggGTGATGTTGTAAGAGAACCAAGATTATTAGATTTCGTAACTTTGGTAagtgaaattaaaaaagtgaattttttttttttttttttttttttttttctgaacaaaataatatgtacaaTATGTGTGCAATATCAAATGGCTTGTtcgttaatatatttttatatattttttttttttttttttttttttttttttacagtTTGGCTACCTATTTGGTTCTATAATATACCGTGTAGGAAATATTATCTTAGAAAGTAATACaaaaataagataaaaaaatataatatataaatgaatatattgttcacatattttttgcatacataatatatatatatatatatttatttttatattttcatttatcataattttttttttaatttatttataataggaaaaaaaatgagaaatgaagaaaatgaagaagattcCGAAGGAGAATTGACCAACGTAGATTCAATTATTacacaataaaaataagtcttttattttttaatattttttttatttttcatgtttttttctttatttttttttttttttttttcctttttttttttttaataattcattttcataatttttatatttgttatcgCATTACACTTTTTAAGCGAACAATGTTGAAGGTATAGAGAtctctttattattattaacatgtaaattttttatgaaatttTGTACTTTTttagtatttatattttatacacataaatatgtatatatatatatatatatatatatacatattatttattcttatttgaaaaaagaacaaggaaataaaaaaagggaaaaggagaaaaagagaaaggttaaaagtatatatatatttatttatatatattattatatatgtttataatttatatatatttgtcataaaaagaaatataattatatatatatatttttaaattataaactATTGCTATtgttaaattttatttttaaattcattaaAAATCAGATTACCAAAGATTGTTTTATTCTTCAATCATGATAGTAGAAATGAGAAgaagcaaaaaaaaagaaaaaaaaaattcatattgTCTAAGGAGCAAACAATTTTGTCCAATTgacaaatatgtatatacatatatatatatatatatatatatatttatatatttgtattttccttttttttttttccttttgttgttttgataaataaaaaaaaaataaaatatataaaaattatctctaatattcataaagatatattttatttttttattatttttattttatcaagtttgtaaattattatttcatctaatgaaataataggaatacaaatattttatatttgttcttGTTAAGAAGATTttacaattatattttttttttaatttattttataaaatataattaagatTATATCTTctaaaaggaaaaagaaaaaagaaaaatattgtaTAAAGAAATTTGAAATATCTTTCGCCACTTTATTTCAAGTttcagttttttttttttttttttttttttttcttgctTTTTCTCTTTCTTCTTGTATAATATTTAGTTCTCATCATCTttttaatgaattaaaaataaaatgaatgtattctaataaataaataaaaaaaaaaaaaaaaaaaaaaaaaaaaagatgtatgctttaattttttttttttttaaataatgccTTATTTTCAGAGataatgtttttttaataaaatagaaata is part of the Plasmodium sp. gorilla clade G2 genome assembly, chromosome: 7 genome and encodes:
- a CDS encoding chloroquine resistance transporter; translated protein: MKFASKKNNQKNSKNDERYRELDNLVQEGNGSQLGAGTCLGKCAHVFKLIFKEIKDNIFIYLLSIIYLSVCVMNKIFAKRTLNKIGNYSFVTSETHNFICMIMFFIVYSLFGNKKGNSKERHRSFNLQFFAISMLDACSVILAFIGLTRTTGNIQSFVLQLSIPINMFFCFLILRYRYHLYNYLGAVIIVVTIALVEMKLSFETQEENSIIFNLVLISALIPVCFSNMTREIVFKKYKIDILRLNAMVSFFQLFTSCLILPVYTLPFLKQLHLPYNEIWTNIKNGFACLFLGRNTVVENCGLGMAKLCDDCDGAWKTFALFSFFNICDNLITSYIIDKFSTMTYTIVSCIQGPAIAIAYYFKFLAGDVVREPRLLDFVTLFGYLFGSIIYRVGNIILERKKMRNEENEEDSEGELTNVDSIITQ